From Gossypium raimondii isolate GPD5lz chromosome 11, ASM2569854v1, whole genome shotgun sequence:
CAAAAGCTAATTATCCTATGGTCATCATTTCACGACCTAAGAATAGTGAAGTTAGAACGTGTATAACACCGAAAATCATCATTCAGAAACCTGCAACCTTCCCTTACAAAGATAGCAAGAAAGTTCTATAAAACTATGAATGCAACACAACCGTTCCAGGAAAGGGGACTTCGGCTGCTATGGCAGAAGGGGATCAAGATATAGGCTTTCACACATGTTGTGGGAAGCGCTACTACTTGATAAACCCCCGAGCAGAACCGACAAAAGAAGGAGGTTCGATAGAAAagcaaaagagagaaaaagcaATCGTGCCTGAACCGTTGATCAATGagccaataaaagaagaagaagataataaattcttaaaatttttgaaacacagtGAGTACAGTGTTGTGGAACAACTGCATAAACAACCAGCACGTATATCGGCATTAGCTCTGCTATTGAGTTCTGAGGCACATCGAAGTGCGTTGATGAAAGTATTGAATGAGACGTATGTAGCTAACGACATTTCAATCAATAAGTTGGATCGAttggtcaacaatataagtgctgacaattttatcttcttcaatgatgatgaaatacctcctGGAGGTAGGGACTCAACTAAAGCTTTGCACATTACTACCCGTTGTAAAGGGTACACGTTGCCGAGAGTTTTTATTGATAATGGGTCTGCTTTGAATGTATTGCCCCTGTCCACCCTAGATAGACTACCTGTGGATAGCTCACATATGAAGGCATGTCAGAATATAGTgagggcatttgatggaacTGAAAGAagggtcatgggaagaattgagattTCGTTGATAATTGGCCCAACCACTTATGAGGTAGACTTCCTGGTAATGGATATCAAACCTTCCTACAACTGTTTGTTGGGAAGACCTTGGATACACTCGGCAGGGGCTGTGCCGTCATTACTTCATCAGAAGTTAAAATTACTGTCAGAAGGTCGATTGGTGACGATAAGTGTTGAAGAAGATATCATTGCGACAGTAACTAACAATGCACTATATGTAGAGACCGATGATGAGGCACTAGGATGTTCTTTCCGGTCTTTAGAATTCGTGAACGTAATATTTATTACCTAGGGAGATAAAATCCCGGTACCAAGAATATCCAAGACCATGAAGATGGGTCTACAGTTGATGGTAGGAATGGGAGCCTTGCTGGGAAGAGTTTTGGGAAGGCATCTACAAGGAAGAGTTGAGGCGCCGGTACTGAAGGACAAGTTTGATCGTTTTGGCCTGGGCTACAGACCAGAtatgaaacaaaagaagaaggaaatagAAAAGAGACAGGAGAGAATAAGGGCACGTTTGAGCGGAAAAGAAGTCAAGTGGGAGCCTATGACCTTTCCCCACATATCTGGGACTTTTGTATCAGGAGGGATTATTCATCTTTAAATAAGGATACCGGTAAAAGAAAGCATCAATGAGATGTTGGAAAATGTTCACATCGATGCCATTCATGAGGACACAAATGAATAAGGGACCTTATTGGATCTCCGTCCCTATGAACCTGGGAGTGTTTTGaataattggactgcagaagagaCACCTAAAGTTTTTAGAGCcttctcagagtaatattcagaacacacttgttgtttttagcctagaaacaatgagaattcctttgtgaaataggcttatgttcgAACATCATTATCTTAATGAAATTTATCTTTGCAGTTATTTAAAACAGATATTTCCTTTAAGATTCTTTCATATTCTTCCAAATcattatttcatcaattttataatcataccatacaaataaatatacttaaaattttcacattctTTGTATACTCCTTGGTACCTGTAACAGGCCTTCGGATATCAATGACATAAGTGACTCTGTGATGGACCCAGAAAACCCTTTTGAACGAGACAAGTGTTTAGATGGATCTCAGGATTTTGGAGACGACATAGATGGTAACTTATCTCCAGAcctgttgaggatggtagagcaggaggagaaacagatcctaccttatAAGGAAGTGGTGGAGATTGTGACCCTCAAGGAAGGAAAAATAGTAAAGATGGGAACATGCATAACCGAAGAAACGAAGCAAGACCTCATCGAGTTACTTCAGGAGTTCAAGGACGTCTTCGCATGGTCGTACCAAGATATGCCTAGTCTGAATACTGACATTATAGTACACCGTCTCCCTATAAAAAATGACTGCAAGCCAGTGCAGCAGAAGCTCAGGAGAATGAGGAGTGATGTTGTACTAAAGATAAAGGAAGAGGTGCAAAAACAGTTCGATGCTGGATTCCTACAAGTAGTCAAGTACTCAGAATGGGTGGCCAACATCGTACCagtccctaagaaagatgggaaggtacgaatgtgtgtagacTACATGGATTTAAATAAGGCCagcccaaaagataattttcccTTCCCTCACGTACACACATTGGTGGACAACACGGCAGGatactcattattttcttttatggacGATTTCTCAAGATATAACGAAattaagatgcatcctgaagatatgACGAAGACCACATTCATAACCCTATGGGGAACCTTCTGTTATAAGGTGATGTCGTTTCGTTTGAAAAATGTCAGAGCTACCTACcagagagccatggtgaccCTTTTCCATTATATGATGCATAAAGAAGTAGAGGTCTATGTCGACGACATGATTGCAAAATCTCAGACAGAGAAGGAACATGTGCAAGTCCTGAGAAAGCTATTTCTAAGGTTAAGAAagttccagctcaagcttaaccCAGCAAAGTGTACCTTTGGGACTAGGTCCGGAAAGCTTCTGAGGTTTGTAGTCAGTGAAAAAGGGATTAAGATTAACCCAGACAAAGTCACAGCAATACAAGAATTGCCTCTGCCGCGTACTCAAAAGGAGGTTCGAGGTTTCCTAGGAAGACTAAATTATATTgttcggttcatttcacaactaactgaGAAATGCGATCTCATATTTCGTCTCCTAAAGAAGCATAACCCAGGTGTACGGGATGAAGAATGCCAGAAAGCTTTTGACAGAGTAAAGCAGTACCTGTCCAGTACCCCAGTATTGTCACCACCTAACCCGAATAAACCACTGATCCTATATTTAACGGTGTTTGATAAGTCCATGGGATGCGTGttaggccaacatgatgagacgGGGAGGAAAGAAAAGGCAATATACTATCTTAGTAAGAAATTCACCGACTACGAAAAGAGGTATCCgcctattgaaaaattatgttgtgtCTTGATCTGGACGACGCGAAGATTTAGACAATACATGCTCTACCACAccacttggctaatttcaagaTTAGACCCCTTAAAATATATGGAGTCAACTGCGCTGAATGGGAGGATGGCTAGATGGTAGATTTTGCTCTCTGAGTTTGATATAGTTTATATAATTCAGAAGGTTGttaaagggagtgcaatagtaGACTTTTTAGCAAGCCGAGCTTTAGAAGACTATGAACCTCTGgattttgatttcccaaatgcaGACTTGATGTGCGTAGCAACTGCTGAATAGGATTCTCAAGAAAATTATCCTTGGAAGctaaattttgatggagcttcaaatgcCGTAGGaaatgggattggggcagtcctgATATCCCCAAATGGAGACCACTATCCATTTACCAGTAAATTGGATTtcgattgcacaaataatatggcCGAATATGAAGCGTGCATCATGGGCATCCGTGCAGCCATAGAACCTAAAATTAAGATGTTAGAGGTATATGGGGATTctgcattggtaatataccaactcAAGGGTGAATGTGAAATGAGAGACCTCAAATTAGTCATGTATCGAAAGTTGGTCCTCGAATTGACGgaagagtttgatgacattactTTCCACTATCTCCAACGAGATGAGAACCAAATGGCTGATGCATTAGCcactttagcttccatgatcaAAGTGAACAAGCTAGAAGATATGAAACCTATTCGGATGAGTATTTATGAAACCCCGGCTCATTGCTACAATATCGAGGAAGAGAAAAAGGTTAGTCATCCTTGGTACCAAGTCATATTACAATACATGAAGAATCATGAGTACCCTGAgcaggcaacggagaatgataaaAGGGCATTAAGGAGATTAGCCATAGACTATGTCCTAGATGGAGAGATTTTATACAAAAGAGGGAAGGATCAAGTACTACTGAGATGTGTGGATAATGTGGAAGCCAAGAAAATCCTAGAAGAAGTCAACGAGGGCATTTGTGGAACGCATGCTAATGGATTTacaatggctagacagattatgagattcggctattattggtccaccatagaaggagattgcatcgattatgccaagaagtgccataaatgccaaatctATGCGGACAAAATACACGCACCTCCGTCACCTCTTcacgttatgacttctccatggcctttctccatgtagGGAATGGATGTTATCAGGCCCATATCGCCAAAAGCTTCTAACGAGCATCGTTTCATCTTCGTGGTTATTAACTATTTCactaaatgggtagaagctacttcatatgctaatgtcacgaaaTCAGCAGTcagcaagttcttgaaaaaagagatcatatgtagatatggaatgcctgaaagaatcatatctgacaatgcactgaacttgaacaatagcacaatagcggaagtctacaatcaattcaagatcaaacaccACAACTTGTCACCGTATCGCTCGAAAACGAATGGTGCAGCGGAGGCagctaataaaaatatcaagaagattgtaGGGAAAATAACTGAGACTTACAAAAACTGGCATGATAAGTTACCATTCGCTCTTCTTGCTTATCGAACATCTATTAGGACGTCTACTGGAGCAACGCCTTTCTCTCTAGTTTAAAGGATGAAGGCAGTATTACCGACTGAAGTTGAGATCCCCTCTCTTCGAGTGCTAGCTGAACTAAAGTTAGATGAGGCTGAATGGATACAATTCGAtacgatcagttgaacctaatagaaggaaaaaggctaaaagtCATTCACCATGGACAGATGTACCagaagcgaatgatgcgagcctataacaaaaaggttcgtcccagagaatttcatgagggggacctggtgttgaaaaagatccttcctctacaaaaagactttagagggaaatggatgccaaattgggaaggccCTTATGtcgtaaagaaggccttttcaggaggagctttgattttgagcaagatggatggtaaaagtCTGACCAATCCAGTAAACTCAaactcagtcaagaaatacttcgcataaaaaagagaaaaaaccaaggtgaaaacccgcaatgGGAGCtttgagttcaaaaaaaaagatgaaagatgaaaaagaaaaatgaagaggccaaggtgaaaacccgcaaaaggcgccttgagaccaaaagggatttcagttgaaaactcgaaaagggcggctcaaattttggatcCGAATGGGGCACAAGGTGATCCGAGCAACTTGAATTTTGACCGAATTAAGGCATgtgatgatcttgctatacttgaaCCAATAGAAAGGGGCAGGCGAcgtcttggggcatcaacagagtactgtagatctc
This genomic window contains:
- the LOC105801050 gene encoding uncharacterized protein LOC105801050 — translated: MGYSIENCIAFKKLVEKLISMGVVKLDDSPNAKHPLPNHNEVNMMSGNMGRNVKTDVVDKENYCEFHHEIGHEIQECTEFKTLVQCMIDNKEMEFYEEVQEEGNICTSKLTVGVPKANYPMVIISRPKNSEVRTKGDFGCYGRRGSRYRLSHMLWEALLLDKPPSRTDKRRSEYSVVEQLHKQPARISALALLLSSEAHRSALMKVLNETDSTKALHITTRCKGYTLPRVFIDNGSALNVLPLSTLDRLPVDSSHMKACQNIVRAFDGTERRVMGRIEISLIIGPTTYEVDFLVMDIKPSYNCLLGRPWIHSAGAVPSLLHQKLKLLSEGRLVTISVEEDIIATGDKIPVPRISKTMKMGLQLMVGMGALLGRVLGRHLQGRVEAPVLKDKFDRFGLGYRPDMKQKKKEIEKRQERIRARLSGKEVKPSDINDISDSVMDPENPFERDKCLDGSQDFGDDIDGNLSPDLLRMVEQEEKQILPYKEVVEIVTLKEGKIVKMGTCITEETKQDLIELLQEFKDVFAWSYQDMPSLNTDIIVHRLPIKNDCKPVQQKLRRMRSDVVLKIKEEVQKQFDAGFLQVVKYSEWVANIVPVPKKDGKVRMCVDYMDLNKASPKDNFPFPHVHTLVDNTAGYSLFSFMDDFSRYNEIKMHPEDMTKTTFITLWGTFCYKVMSFRLKNVRATYQRAMVTLFHYMMHKEVEVYVDDMIAKSQTEKEHVQVLRKLFLRLRKFQLKLNPAKCTFGTRSGKLLRFVVSEKGIKINPDKVTAIQELPLPRTQKEVRGFLGRLNYIVRFISQLTEKCDLIFRLLKKHNPGVRDEECQKAFDRVKQYLSSTPVLSPPNPNKPLILYLTVFDKSMGCVLGQHDETGRKEKKVVKGSAIVDFLASRALEDYEPLDFDFPNADLMCVATAE